From a region of the Posidoniimonas corsicana genome:
- a CDS encoding sugar transferase, protein MVRLLDILFASIGLVVLSPLLAVAAIAVRTDSPGRPFFRQQRIGKHGTPFWLYKVRTMTSTQRGDQAPQITVAGDQRVTRVGAILRRTKIDELPQLWNVVRGDMSLVGPRPEVPRYVELYDDNQRRVLAVRPGITDLASLEYLDEEAILAESPDPERHYRDVVMPEKLAINFRYTDHPTVYAYLSILASTLKAVAFRALATGVPTQLGLRSVLSSGLLVLVGAGIWRGGVALAVVTAGMLLGADQLGLIGWVQATAGSAGVFFGASAGLVLTKLLAETRRPRRRLAVVGGASVAAVGLTCLMSALLIVGAPWLSEVGVGSDGATPVLRCAAILAIGSTVSMAMAGALVGLRMGRSLVSSALLASSVVVIVTPVLASVWGVTGVVSGMAVGTLWYAGCLATAVRRRLGGWPNAADSLAELWPLMKRIGPASLLFAVAAPTDLLCMTIMAASTDIAELGVYVAANQVFLLCRLVIAAVSSAALSEMSASQHSASRLHRRLAMAPVFVGMPLAILGSVAAGWAPVVMGDGFQSLDVLVRWMMLTALAFAASQAWEKVAVANDQLWTAAGASVAWSVVCVLGFSASGRGSVDLAMWRTLAYTFQFAVLFLAVNVCGGSESEPREVELSSPRAAA, encoded by the coding sequence ATGGTCCGATTGCTGGACATCTTGTTCGCCTCTATCGGCTTGGTCGTGCTTTCTCCTCTCCTGGCAGTGGCGGCCATTGCTGTGCGGACAGACAGCCCTGGCCGTCCGTTCTTCCGCCAGCAGCGGATAGGCAAGCATGGAACGCCGTTCTGGCTCTATAAAGTCCGAACGATGACCTCCACGCAACGTGGGGATCAGGCTCCTCAGATAACAGTGGCGGGAGATCAGCGAGTCACGCGGGTTGGGGCCATCCTTCGTCGCACTAAGATCGACGAGCTGCCACAACTCTGGAATGTCGTCCGCGGCGACATGAGCCTCGTAGGCCCTCGCCCGGAGGTTCCAAGGTATGTTGAGCTGTATGACGACAATCAACGGCGGGTCCTCGCAGTGCGTCCGGGGATCACCGACTTGGCATCATTAGAGTACCTTGACGAGGAGGCGATCCTCGCGGAATCACCGGATCCCGAGAGGCACTACCGCGACGTCGTGATGCCAGAGAAGCTTGCTATTAACTTTCGCTACACCGATCATCCAACCGTCTACGCGTACCTGTCGATCCTAGCTTCCACGCTAAAGGCTGTGGCATTTCGGGCGCTGGCGACGGGAGTACCTACGCAGCTCGGGCTGAGATCAGTTTTGAGTAGCGGGCTACTGGTGCTGGTGGGAGCCGGAATCTGGCGGGGCGGGGTCGCGTTGGCGGTTGTAACGGCCGGTATGCTGCTTGGCGCCGACCAGTTGGGGCTGATTGGGTGGGTCCAGGCGACAGCCGGATCAGCCGGCGTGTTCTTCGGAGCGTCCGCAGGTCTTGTGCTCACCAAGCTACTTGCGGAGACGCGACGCCCTCGACGCCGCCTCGCGGTGGTAGGTGGCGCAAGCGTTGCGGCAGTTGGATTGACTTGCCTAATGTCGGCACTGTTGATCGTCGGCGCTCCCTGGCTGTCAGAGGTTGGCGTCGGAAGCGACGGGGCGACACCCGTCCTCCGTTGCGCCGCGATTCTGGCGATCGGCTCCACGGTTAGCATGGCAATGGCTGGAGCCCTCGTCGGCCTCCGCATGGGGCGTTCGCTCGTATCCTCCGCGTTGCTCGCTTCCAGCGTGGTCGTGATCGTCACGCCAGTGCTTGCTTCCGTGTGGGGCGTCACCGGAGTTGTCTCCGGAATGGCGGTGGGAACTCTCTGGTACGCCGGTTGTTTGGCCACCGCCGTACGGCGTCGGCTTGGCGGCTGGCCGAACGCCGCAGACTCCCTCGCCGAACTCTGGCCACTCATGAAGCGGATCGGGCCGGCGTCACTGCTGTTCGCGGTGGCCGCGCCAACCGACTTGCTGTGCATGACAATCATGGCAGCCTCGACAGACATCGCCGAGCTCGGCGTCTACGTCGCTGCGAATCAGGTCTTCCTGCTGTGTCGCCTAGTGATCGCCGCCGTGAGCTCGGCTGCGCTGTCTGAAATGTCGGCCTCCCAGCACTCCGCCTCAAGATTGCACCGCCGACTCGCGATGGCGCCGGTGTTTGTCGGCATGCCTCTCGCGATACTCGGATCAGTAGCGGCGGGCTGGGCGCCTGTGGTTATGGGAGACGGGTTTCAGTCGCTCGATGTGCTCGTTCGCTGGATGATGTTGACCGCACTCGCGTTCGCTGCCAGCCAAGCGTGGGAGAAGGTCGCGGTAGCCAACGATCAGCTCTGGACGGCCGCGGGCGCATCCGTAGCGTGGTCAGTGGTCTGCGTGCTTGGGTTCTCCGCTTCTGGCAGGGGCTCCGTCGACCTCGCGATGTGGCGTACCCTAGCCTACACGTTCCAATTTGCAGTTCTGTTCCTAGCGGTCAACGTTTGTGGAGGCAGCGAGTCCGAGCCAAGGGAGGTTGAGCTCTCAAGTCCGAGGGCCGCCGCATGA
- a CDS encoding ABC transporter ATP-binding protein, whose product MVAATQPAKIAATNVTVTFGRQTVLRDVTVAAAPGETLAVIGESGCGKTVLLKTLIRLVQPTRGVVSFEGAPIARLGERKITELRRRLGFVFQNAALFDSMSIADNVAFPLRDQHRMDREEAYEVVAERLAEVGLPASVMLKKPAELSGGMRKRVGLARALANSPEVLLYDEPTTGLDPIMSDVINELIMRTRDRRGVTSVVVTHDMHSACKVADRIVMLYPVSRLGADEPQILFDGTPDEIMRCDDRRVSQFVRGEAGERLEEMRAAQG is encoded by the coding sequence ATGGTCGCCGCCACGCAGCCCGCCAAGATCGCCGCGACAAACGTCACCGTGACGTTCGGCCGCCAGACCGTGCTGCGTGACGTCACGGTGGCGGCCGCGCCGGGCGAGACGCTGGCCGTGATTGGCGAGAGCGGCTGCGGCAAGACCGTGCTGCTCAAGACCCTCATCCGGCTGGTGCAGCCCACCCGCGGGGTGGTCTCGTTCGAGGGGGCGCCCATCGCTAGGCTCGGAGAGCGGAAGATCACCGAGCTGCGGCGGCGGCTGGGCTTTGTGTTTCAGAACGCGGCGCTGTTCGACAGCATGTCGATCGCCGACAACGTTGCGTTCCCGCTCCGCGACCAGCACCGCATGGACCGCGAGGAGGCCTACGAGGTGGTCGCCGAGCGGCTGGCCGAGGTGGGCCTGCCCGCCAGTGTGATGCTCAAGAAGCCGGCCGAGCTGTCCGGCGGCATGCGGAAGCGGGTCGGGCTGGCGCGGGCGCTGGCCAACTCGCCCGAGGTGCTGCTGTACGACGAGCCCACCACCGGCCTCGACCCGATCATGAGCGACGTCATCAACGAGCTGATCATGCGGACCCGCGACCGCCGCGGCGTGACCAGCGTGGTCGTCACGCACGACATGCACAGCGCCTGCAAGGTGGCCGACCGGATCGTGATGCTTTACCCGGTGAGCCGGCTGGGGGCCGACGAGCCCCAGATCCTGTTCGACGGGACCCCCGACGAGATCATGCGGTGCGACGACCGCCGCGTCAGCCAGTTTGTCCGCGGCGAGGCGGGCGAGCGGCTCGAAGAGATGCGGGCGGCCCAGGGCTGA
- a CDS encoding MlaD family protein has translation MDDRQLKLGVGAIAIAAPIVLFVLIGLNTPLSFSLGGGQRTVKIQATRAPGVGRNTPVRRDGVLIGRVESVEPVRGGVLITAKVTPDNPVLVSDEAQIRPSSLFGDAVIDFTQDPNGDPTPVVPEMFIRAESAPDPLAALTELQVEVAPAIQSLGRAGDSVTLLAERINGALGDDLSGDELSQMITHLDEAAIAFTATMNSVNAVVGEDDSQERLRQALRDFPELIANLRDAASTADNTFRSLDSAVISATANLKNIEALTEPLGEKGAELVQLLTSSLENLDLVLADARRFAASLNNGEGSLGRIVNERELYDNLNTTVYNANQTIVRINELAKQLRPILNDVRVVTDKVAREPGSILRGAINPGPGIK, from the coding sequence ATGGACGACCGCCAACTCAAGCTGGGCGTCGGCGCGATCGCGATCGCGGCGCCCATCGTGCTCTTCGTGCTGATCGGCCTGAACACGCCGCTGTCGTTCTCACTGGGCGGCGGGCAGCGGACCGTCAAGATCCAGGCCACCCGCGCGCCGGGCGTCGGCCGCAACACGCCGGTCCGCCGCGACGGCGTGCTGATCGGCCGTGTCGAGAGCGTCGAGCCGGTCCGTGGCGGCGTGCTGATCACCGCCAAGGTCACGCCCGACAACCCGGTGCTGGTGAGCGACGAGGCGCAGATCCGACCGAGCTCGCTGTTCGGCGACGCCGTGATCGACTTCACGCAGGACCCCAACGGCGACCCCACGCCCGTGGTGCCCGAGATGTTCATCCGCGCCGAGTCGGCGCCCGACCCGCTGGCCGCGCTGACCGAGCTGCAGGTGGAGGTCGCGCCGGCCATCCAGTCGCTGGGCCGGGCGGGCGACTCCGTCACGCTGCTTGCCGAGCGGATCAACGGCGCCCTGGGCGATGACCTCAGCGGCGACGAGCTCAGCCAGATGATCACGCACCTCGACGAGGCGGCCATCGCCTTCACCGCCACGATGAACTCGGTCAACGCGGTGGTCGGCGAGGACGACTCGCAGGAGCGGCTCCGTCAGGCGTTGCGGGACTTCCCCGAGCTGATCGCCAACCTGCGGGACGCGGCTTCGACCGCGGACAACACTTTCCGCTCGCTGGACAGCGCCGTGATCAGCGCTACGGCCAACCTCAAGAACATCGAGGCCCTCACCGAGCCGCTCGGCGAGAAGGGCGCCGAGCTGGTGCAGCTGCTGACCAGCAGCCTGGAGAACCTGGACCTGGTGCTGGCCGACGCCCGCCGCTTTGCGGCGTCGCTCAACAACGGCGAGGGGAGCCTCGGCCGGATCGTCAACGAGCGGGAGCTGTACGACAACCTCAACACGACCGTCTACAACGCCAACCAGACGATCGTCCGCATCAACGAGCTCGCCAAGCAGCTCCGCCCGATCCTGAACGACGTGCGCGTCGTGACCGACAAAGTGGCCCGCGAGCCCGGCAGCATCCTCCGCGGGGCTATCAATCCGGGGCCGGGGATCAAGTAG
- a CDS encoding polyhydroxyalkanoic acid system family protein yields MSQPVTVSVPHQLGQAEARRRIEEGFNQLQSQMTGGMGGMFTWQKRWEGDRLHFESGALGQKLTGRLDVQDDAVRIEVDLPELLAALADRISAKLRQAGQKLLEKR; encoded by the coding sequence GTGTCGCAACCCGTGACTGTCAGCGTGCCCCACCAGTTGGGTCAAGCGGAGGCCCGGCGTCGAATCGAGGAGGGGTTCAACCAACTGCAGAGCCAGATGACCGGCGGCATGGGCGGGATGTTCACCTGGCAGAAGCGGTGGGAAGGCGACCGGCTGCACTTCGAGTCCGGCGCGCTCGGTCAGAAGCTCACCGGCCGGCTCGACGTGCAGGACGACGCCGTGCGGATCGAGGTCGACCTACCGGAGCTCCTCGCGGCCCTCGCGGACCGGATCTCAGCCAAACTCCGGCAGGCGGGGCAGAAGCTGCTGGAGAAGCGTTAA
- a CDS encoding PEGA domain-containing protein — protein MGYAPPRHLPRLQPAVTLLLIGAVLLPTGCVRRRLTVRTNPPGALLYVDNQQIGTTPCGVDFTYYGTREIRVVKAGYETKTINQPIPTPWYEIPGIDFVSENLVPWRIRDDRVVTIPMSPQRMIPTEELKARGQQLRMQASQPVVQAGAVIGAPVDPFAGSTAYPTGVSPAPPSTAPTVTTPPGQPVIIGPPAGQPATMQPAFPPPAFPPPAM, from the coding sequence ATGGGCTACGCCCCACCACGACACCTTCCCCGTCTGCAGCCCGCCGTCACCCTTCTGCTGATCGGCGCGGTTCTGCTGCCCACCGGCTGCGTCCGGCGACGGCTGACGGTGCGCACCAACCCGCCGGGCGCCCTGCTGTACGTCGACAACCAGCAGATCGGCACCACCCCCTGCGGCGTCGACTTCACGTACTACGGCACCCGCGAGATCCGCGTGGTGAAAGCTGGCTACGAAACCAAGACCATCAACCAGCCGATCCCCACCCCCTGGTACGAGATCCCCGGCATCGACTTCGTCAGCGAGAACCTGGTCCCCTGGCGGATCCGCGACGACCGCGTGGTAACAATCCCGATGTCGCCCCAGCGGATGATCCCGACCGAAGAGCTCAAGGCACGAGGGCAGCAGCTGCGGATGCAGGCGAGCCAGCCGGTCGTCCAGGCCGGCGCGGTCATCGGCGCGCCGGTCGATCCGTTCGCCGGCTCCACCGCCTATCCGACAGGAGTCTCGCCGGCGCCGCCGAGCACGGCGCCGACCGTGACAACGCCGCCCGGCCAGCCGGTCATTATCGGCCCGCCCGCCGGGCAACCGGCCACGATGCAGCCTGCGTTCCCGCCGCCCGCCTTCCCGCCTCCGGCGATGTAG
- a CDS encoding PP2C family protein-serine/threonine phosphatase translates to MRRSNNQDAVVAIADPDQSNGRGSLFIVADGMGAHAAGELASELAVKNVPHEYKMLRDRSAPAALQQAVQKVNGLIHAKGQSSPEFRGMGTTCANLLVLGDAALIAHVGDSRVYRLRELALEQLTFDHSLVWELAKESKTTEEEIPSCIPKNIITRSLGPHPIVKVDLEGPFDLRAGDAYLICSDGLTGVVGDELIGGVLSAMPPDDAAQTLVDLANLRGGPDNISVIVVRVDEAAGAAPEASKASGSTQPCCASYQSDPVRWLAMAVTGVCLAVVIWCIREQQTWGAVAAAIGLGGAAVRALGRSTHPRQTPGLDTLGGPYGSAPYRHCDCRNGDQVVQHLQGVVQELSGLRSATAGHNGAAKVDWASFDEECQTAADCRDWRDSIAHYGAAIRALMKQVRQAPEAVESAIGAPPRDSAIG, encoded by the coding sequence ATGCGGCGCTCGAACAATCAGGACGCGGTGGTCGCCATTGCGGACCCGGACCAGTCGAACGGCCGCGGCAGCCTGTTCATCGTCGCGGACGGGATGGGCGCCCACGCGGCCGGCGAGCTGGCCAGCGAGCTGGCCGTCAAGAACGTGCCGCACGAGTACAAAATGCTCCGCGACCGGTCCGCTCCGGCGGCGTTGCAGCAGGCGGTGCAGAAGGTCAATGGGCTGATCCACGCCAAGGGCCAGAGCAGCCCCGAGTTCCGCGGGATGGGCACCACCTGCGCCAACCTGCTGGTGCTGGGCGACGCGGCGCTGATCGCCCATGTAGGCGACAGCCGTGTCTACCGTCTCCGTGAGCTGGCGCTCGAGCAGCTGACCTTCGACCACAGTCTGGTGTGGGAGCTGGCCAAGGAGAGTAAGACGACCGAGGAAGAGATCCCGTCGTGCATCCCCAAGAACATCATCACCCGCTCGCTCGGCCCACACCCGATTGTGAAGGTGGACCTGGAGGGGCCGTTCGATCTGCGGGCGGGCGACGCCTACCTGATCTGCAGCGACGGCCTGACCGGCGTTGTGGGTGACGAGCTAATCGGCGGCGTGCTCTCCGCGATGCCGCCGGATGACGCCGCTCAGACCCTGGTCGATCTGGCCAACCTGCGGGGCGGTCCGGACAACATCTCCGTGATTGTAGTCCGCGTCGACGAAGCCGCGGGCGCCGCGCCCGAGGCGTCAAAGGCGTCGGGGTCGACCCAGCCGTGCTGCGCATCCTACCAGTCCGACCCGGTGCGCTGGCTGGCGATGGCGGTCACCGGCGTCTGCCTGGCGGTGGTGATCTGGTGCATCCGGGAGCAGCAGACCTGGGGCGCCGTCGCGGCGGCAATCGGCCTGGGCGGCGCCGCTGTGCGGGCGCTCGGCCGGTCGACCCACCCGCGGCAGACGCCTGGGCTGGACACGCTCGGCGGCCCTTACGGAAGCGCTCCGTACCGGCACTGCGACTGCCGCAACGGCGATCAGGTGGTCCAGCACCTGCAGGGCGTGGTGCAGGAACTGTCGGGCCTGCGCTCGGCGACCGCCGGGCACAACGGCGCCGCCAAAGTCGACTGGGCGTCATTCGATGAGGAGTGCCAGACCGCCGCCGATTGCCGCGACTGGCGGGATTCGATCGCCCACTACGGCGCGGCGATCCGGGCGTTGATGAAACAGGTCCGCCAGGCGCCCGAAGCGGTTGAGTCCGCCATCGGCGCTCCGCCCCGCGATAGCGCCATCGGCTGA
- a CDS encoding O-antigen ligase family protein, whose amino-acid sequence MFAPVFWGTHSLRINLGYLCGGGILAEEFAVHASLLVCGLGAFFLFVAGGVQRSVRWFAIYAACWLTLSCLYGLRIESGWPNVLFYLQTLTPVFALAAGNRIASSPRDVQRLNRLTPFVTVASLTLIWVFAITKFGTGALLHERMRVIHDLAVLIPQYQNYYPFCVVISFNFALANYLYGQRSSRTLTVLAAHGLILPLCWSRTALLGFAASALVQSIVRSLASRGGGGRILSLAFCAIAAAPFVWSAMGVTERMEAIGAADVADSDYRRWDYLLEGLTRSWNAPLFGDAFVPARDTAASHAADAVPRLFHAHNQYVDLLLRGGWLYAIALVAFGVQAARRLWSVLRARSDTIPTSVRASASASLGTLAAAAVGANFQLFFIQLQTATPLFFVLGAAYRLAQLHRSGRSRISFQKAPETRRRLSPVA is encoded by the coding sequence ATGTTTGCTCCGGTATTCTGGGGAACACACTCTTTACGGATCAACCTGGGCTACTTATGCGGCGGTGGAATCCTTGCAGAAGAGTTTGCAGTCCACGCCAGTCTGCTTGTCTGCGGGCTGGGTGCCTTCTTTCTCTTCGTCGCTGGAGGAGTCCAGCGGAGCGTGCGATGGTTCGCGATCTACGCAGCCTGCTGGCTGACTCTCTCCTGCCTTTACGGACTCCGAATCGAATCCGGATGGCCGAACGTCTTGTTCTATCTTCAGACGCTGACCCCCGTCTTCGCACTGGCCGCAGGTAACCGGATCGCTTCCTCGCCACGCGACGTTCAGCGACTTAATAGGCTGACTCCGTTCGTCACCGTTGCGTCGCTTACGTTGATCTGGGTGTTTGCGATCACTAAGTTCGGAACCGGGGCATTGCTGCACGAGCGAATGAGGGTGATCCACGACCTCGCGGTTCTCATACCCCAGTACCAGAACTACTACCCATTCTGCGTGGTCATCAGCTTCAACTTCGCACTGGCAAACTACCTTTACGGCCAGCGTTCGTCGCGCACGCTCACGGTGCTCGCGGCGCACGGGCTGATCCTCCCCCTTTGCTGGTCAAGAACCGCTCTGCTTGGGTTCGCGGCATCCGCCCTTGTTCAGTCGATAGTGAGGTCGCTTGCGTCGCGCGGCGGGGGCGGACGCATTCTCTCGCTCGCGTTCTGCGCGATCGCCGCGGCCCCTTTTGTCTGGTCCGCGATGGGGGTCACCGAGCGGATGGAGGCGATCGGCGCTGCCGACGTCGCAGACTCCGACTACCGACGGTGGGACTACCTGCTAGAAGGATTAACGCGGTCTTGGAACGCGCCACTCTTTGGCGACGCGTTCGTTCCAGCTAGAGACACCGCCGCGTCCCATGCGGCTGACGCGGTGCCTCGCCTGTTCCACGCCCACAACCAATACGTGGACTTGCTGCTGCGGGGGGGATGGTTGTACGCGATTGCTCTCGTGGCGTTTGGTGTGCAAGCGGCTCGCAGGTTGTGGTCCGTACTCCGCGCACGAAGCGATACGATCCCTACGTCGGTTCGTGCGTCGGCATCCGCGTCTCTCGGAACGCTTGCCGCGGCCGCGGTCGGGGCCAACTTCCAACTCTTCTTCATACAGCTGCAAACCGCGACGCCGCTCTTCTTTGTCCTAGGGGCGGCCTACCGCCTCGCGCAGTTACATCGATCGGGGAGGTCACGGATCTCGTTTCAGAAAGCACCAGAAACGAGGCGGCGTTTAAGTCCAGTCGCCTAA
- a CDS encoding S8 family serine peptidase, whose amino-acid sequence MSKKSPNQQRRSTARRSQVETLESREVMSADPLGGLLGGAISHHALQEDAPPLMHHGAGALTQPGGADYSHHADPNADFWLDEQPVVSLEEQLDQIEKSLASAHQQTGMDQVKASYGFSGIGQTVAVIDSGIAYDHYALGGGLGSNYRVVGGYDFTESDSDPYDDGTEGSHGTHVAGIVGADDGNRSGVAPGVDLVGLRVFADNGAGYFSWVESALRWVHENRNAFENPITAVNLSLGTSWNSSSIPAWGMLEDEFAQLKADGIFVSVSAGNSYTSYNEPGLSYPAASPHVVPVMSSDDSGFLSYFSQRHGRAIAAPGRYIYSTIPDYAGNNNGVTDDWANFSGTSMAAPYVAGASVIIREAMEFVGMTGITQDTIFDHMMATAESFYDTASDAWYSRLNVQAAIDALMPEDDFGSSVEEAYNLGTISAGPQANAAPMSGHIERLTDSDYFTFTAGATGTVTFYAQNTTHQLAAAWDGMGADGWSSDGGATYTLNVVAGQQYTVALSSSDGLGYYDLSFSAESTFTYTDWGAASVQETRSGISIAGESFFRIEAGRAGFLTVQGVSGAESVGLSIYDASMNLIKQGGASDRIDVIATAGQELYLRVDGTSSDLDLRLTNALSVVNGQAALVGSAGDDNIVVRLGETLSIAFNGVGYGLSGSAYPDVAIDAANGNDSVTVYGTSGDETVVMSKHSASVTGGAKSVVVENSERINVIGNGGADSAMLHDSAQNDIFVAYSDRAYLSGIGFFNYTEGFSSTVAVSTGGADRATFYDTAGDEVFHANVVYASMTGAGYTNRSEGFVRAYGYASGGTDSAVIGDTSGNDAFQGFSDRAYLSGGATFLYSEGFDAVDVTSSSGADSSFFHGDAGDDVFVSDQAFANLTMANTSLNASGFTRTYAFGNGGSDTAVFSGASGSVDTFTSFSNRAYLANANRFQYAEGFGEVTANASGASDLAIFYGTVSNESVVATPTTSQMTGGGFTRTANGFSKALNYSGGGTDSIVFYDSAGNDFFNAKRATSHMSGAGYLNYASGFAHSQAFSQYGSDIALLTDWAGTDMLSVSGADATLVSGGVTLQASGFGKVDARGENGGVNSATVGAYDGVFNLLGDWT is encoded by the coding sequence ATGTCGAAGAAGTCACCAAATCAGCAACGCCGCAGCACCGCACGGCGCAGCCAGGTCGAGACCCTCGAGTCGCGCGAAGTGATGTCCGCCGACCCGCTCGGAGGCCTGCTCGGCGGGGCGATCTCGCACCACGCGCTGCAGGAGGACGCGCCGCCGCTCATGCACCACGGCGCCGGCGCGCTGACGCAGCCGGGCGGCGCCGACTACTCGCACCACGCCGACCCCAATGCCGACTTCTGGCTAGACGAGCAACCGGTCGTCTCGCTTGAGGAGCAGCTCGACCAGATCGAGAAGTCGCTGGCCAGCGCCCACCAACAGACCGGCATGGACCAAGTGAAGGCGAGCTACGGCTTCTCTGGCATCGGCCAGACGGTGGCGGTGATCGACTCCGGCATCGCCTACGACCACTACGCCCTGGGGGGCGGGCTGGGCAGCAACTACCGCGTGGTTGGCGGCTACGACTTTACCGAGAGCGACTCCGACCCGTACGACGACGGAACCGAGGGGTCCCACGGCACCCACGTTGCCGGGATCGTCGGCGCCGACGACGGCAACCGCTCCGGAGTCGCGCCTGGGGTCGACCTGGTCGGTCTCCGGGTGTTCGCCGACAACGGCGCCGGCTACTTCAGCTGGGTCGAGAGCGCGCTGCGGTGGGTGCACGAGAACCGCAACGCGTTCGAGAACCCGATCACCGCGGTCAACCTCTCGCTGGGGACCAGCTGGAACTCCAGCTCGATCCCCGCGTGGGGCATGCTGGAGGACGAGTTCGCACAGCTCAAGGCCGACGGGATCTTCGTCTCGGTGTCGGCCGGGAACAGCTACACCTCGTACAACGAGCCCGGGCTCAGCTACCCCGCCGCCAGCCCGCACGTGGTGCCGGTGATGTCGTCGGACGACAGCGGCTTCCTGAGCTATTTCAGCCAGCGGCACGGGCGGGCCATCGCCGCCCCGGGCCGCTACATCTACAGCACCATCCCCGACTACGCGGGCAACAACAACGGGGTAACCGACGACTGGGCCAACTTCTCCGGCACCAGCATGGCGGCGCCGTACGTGGCCGGCGCGAGCGTCATCATCCGCGAGGCGATGGAGTTTGTCGGCATGACCGGCATCACCCAGGACACGATCTTCGACCACATGATGGCCACCGCCGAGTCGTTCTACGACACGGCCTCCGACGCCTGGTACAGCCGGCTGAACGTGCAGGCGGCCATCGACGCCCTGATGCCCGAGGACGACTTTGGGTCCTCGGTGGAAGAGGCCTACAACCTGGGGACGATCAGCGCCGGGCCGCAGGCCAACGCCGCCCCGATGAGCGGCCACATCGAGCGGCTCACCGACTCCGACTACTTCACGTTCACCGCCGGCGCCACCGGCACGGTGACCTTCTACGCCCAGAACACCACGCATCAGCTGGCGGCGGCCTGGGACGGCATGGGCGCCGATGGCTGGAGCAGCGACGGCGGCGCCACCTACACCCTGAACGTCGTGGCCGGCCAGCAGTACACGGTCGCCCTGTCGAGCTCCGACGGGCTGGGGTACTACGACCTGTCGTTCTCGGCCGAGTCGACCTTCACCTACACCGACTGGGGCGCCGCCTCGGTCCAAGAGACCAGGTCCGGGATCAGCATCGCCGGGGAGTCCTTCTTCCGCATTGAGGCCGGCCGGGCGGGCTTCCTGACGGTGCAGGGGGTAAGCGGCGCTGAATCGGTTGGCCTCTCAATCTACGACGCCAGCATGAACCTGATCAAGCAGGGCGGGGCGTCAGACCGCATTGATGTCATTGCGACGGCTGGGCAGGAGTTGTACCTTCGGGTTGATGGTACTAGCAGTGACCTGGATCTGAGACTCACGAATGCACTCAGCGTTGTGAATGGTCAAGCGGCTTTGGTTGGATCCGCGGGAGACGACAATATTGTAGTGCGTCTAGGAGAAACGCTCTCGATAGCATTTAACGGTGTGGGGTACGGGCTCAGCGGGTCCGCCTACCCCGATGTCGCGATCGACGCAGCAAACGGGAACGACTCCGTTACGGTGTATGGAACGAGCGGCGACGAGACGGTCGTCATGTCTAAGCACAGCGCCTCGGTCACAGGAGGGGCGAAGTCGGTTGTCGTGGAGAACTCAGAGAGGATCAACGTGATCGGAAATGGCGGAGCTGACTCCGCCATGTTGCACGACTCGGCTCAGAACGACATCTTCGTCGCATACTCCGACCGAGCCTACCTTTCTGGCATCGGATTCTTCAACTACACCGAGGGGTTTTCTAGCACTGTCGCGGTCTCCACCGGTGGCGCGGACCGAGCCACCTTCTACGACACCGCCGGCGATGAGGTGTTCCACGCGAACGTCGTCTACGCCTCGATGACTGGTGCAGGATACACTAACCGGTCCGAGGGGTTTGTGCGGGCCTACGGGTATGCGTCAGGTGGGACGGACTCCGCGGTGATTGGAGACACATCTGGTAACGACGCGTTCCAGGGCTTCTCAGATCGAGCCTACCTGTCCGGGGGGGCGACCTTCCTGTACTCCGAAGGGTTCGATGCCGTTGACGTCACCTCATCTTCGGGGGCCGACTCATCTTTCTTCCACGGTGACGCCGGTGATGATGTGTTCGTGTCCGATCAAGCCTTTGCCAATCTCACGATGGCTAACACTTCGTTGAACGCATCCGGCTTCACGCGTACGTACGCGTTCGGAAACGGTGGCTCGGACACGGCGGTGTTCAGTGGCGCATCGGGGAGCGTCGACACGTTTACCTCATTCAGCAATCGCGCGTACCTGGCGAACGCGAACCGCTTTCAGTATGCGGAAGGGTTCGGAGAGGTGACGGCGAACGCTAGCGGGGCGAGCGATCTCGCTATCTTCTACGGTACGGTCAGTAACGAGTCCGTCGTAGCGACCCCAACCACTTCTCAGATGACCGGCGGCGGGTTCACACGTACGGCCAATGGTTTCTCGAAGGCGCTCAACTACTCCGGCGGCGGCACGGACTCGATCGTCTTCTACGACTCAGCGGGGAACGACTTTTTCAACGCAAAGCGGGCGACCTCGCACATGTCGGGGGCCGGATACCTGAACTACGCATCTGGCTTTGCCCACTCGCAGGCGTTCAGCCAGTACGGAAGTGACATCGCCTTGCTTACAGACTGGGCAGGCACCGATATGCTGTCGGTATCAGGGGCCGACGCTACGCTCGTGTCGGGCGGTGTCACGCTTCAAGCAAGCGGGTTTGGGAAAGTGGATGCTCGCGGGGAGAATGGCGGCGTCAACTCGGCGACCGTCGGCGCCTACGACGGGGTGTTCAACCTGTTAGGCGACTGGACTTAA